From a region of the Aeoliella mucimassa genome:
- a CDS encoding 2-phosphosulfolactate phosphatase, which yields MPKLSVHYLPQFVAEHELADAVVVVIDQLRASSTVCHALAAGAVEVRPLVEVDAVLREVDGQERSQVLLGGERGGKRIEGFDLGNSPAEYTADVVFGKRIYFTTTNGTRAINHARLASRVLMAAACNLSAVVDELADENVVHLLCAGTGGHVSRDDLLVAGALAHEFSARGDWRLNEGAQATRGEWQELLNAAAAFGRSTSEQLALELQNTPGGKNLMAIGHDDDLVICGDIDSRPVVPELDRSSGCLVL from the coding sequence ATGCCGAAGCTCTCCGTCCATTATTTGCCTCAGTTTGTGGCCGAACACGAGCTGGCCGATGCGGTGGTGGTAGTGATCGACCAGTTGCGGGCGTCGAGCACGGTTTGCCATGCCCTGGCCGCCGGAGCGGTCGAAGTCCGCCCGCTGGTCGAGGTCGACGCGGTGCTGCGGGAGGTCGACGGGCAGGAGCGCTCGCAGGTGCTGCTCGGCGGCGAACGCGGCGGCAAACGCATCGAGGGCTTCGACCTGGGGAACTCGCCGGCTGAATATACGGCCGACGTGGTATTCGGCAAGCGAATCTACTTTACTACCACCAACGGCACCCGAGCCATCAACCACGCCCGGCTCGCCTCGCGGGTGCTGATGGCCGCGGCCTGCAACTTGTCGGCCGTGGTCGATGAGCTAGCCGACGAGAACGTGGTGCACCTGCTATGTGCGGGAACCGGCGGGCACGTGTCGCGCGACGACCTGCTCGTGGCCGGCGCGCTGGCCCACGAGTTCTCCGCCCGCGGCGACTGGCGGCTGAACGAAGGGGCCCAGGCCACCCGCGGCGAATGGCAGGAACTGCTGAACGCGGCCGCCGCGTTTGGGCGATCGACCAGCGAGCAGCTGGCCCTCGAACTGCAGAACACCCCCGGCGGTAAGAACCTGATGGCCATCGGCCACGACGACGACCTGGTAATCTGCGGCGACATTGACAGCCGACCGGTGGTGCCCGAACTCGATCGCTCAAGCGGGTGTCTCGTTCTGTAG
- a CDS encoding glycine--tRNA ligase gives MEKIVSLCRRRGFLFQSSEIYGGLNGFWDYGPLGVELKRNVKEAWWRDMVSQHDDMSVIPGAPSTYEMTGLDCTIIMHPQVWKCSGHFDLFCDMMQTCRQCKKLVRADHVQDMLNNADWTNSFAAECFVTRPDGGATFDSGAALRWAKHRKFGRRLSPGLALVRNPEVTMSWLAEDVENGTAGELTLSLVLSYMATEQKNQTGLQMPCPHCGGDLTEPREFNLMFESYAGAIKSEDNRVFLRPETAQGIFVNFKNVVDSTRVRIPFGIAQVGKSFRNEITPRNFTFRSREFEQMEIEFFCHPDTSKEWYQYWRDRRFRWYIEHGLAEGRLQLRDHDPDELSHYSTGTADIEYAFPFLADGEFGELEGIAHRGDFDLRSHMEGKLDPKSCPLEVELGEDGKPKYKGSGRDLTYRDDLTNERFTPHVIEPSAGADRATLAFMCEAYTEDEQPDEKGKMQTRTVMKFHPRLAPVKAAVFPLVKKDGMPEVAKDLYKALKAKFPVFYDEKGAVGRRYRRQDEAGTPYCITVDGDTLTDNTVTLRDRDSLEQIRIKLDDVVDEIESRIG, from the coding sequence ATGGAAAAGATCGTTTCGCTGTGTCGCCGTCGTGGATTCTTGTTCCAGTCGAGCGAAATCTATGGCGGACTGAACGGATTCTGGGATTACGGGCCGCTGGGCGTCGAGCTGAAGCGGAACGTCAAAGAGGCGTGGTGGCGCGACATGGTCTCGCAGCACGACGACATGAGCGTCATCCCCGGGGCCCCCAGCACCTATGAGATGACTGGCCTCGACTGCACGATCATCATGCACCCGCAGGTGTGGAAGTGTAGCGGCCACTTCGATTTGTTCTGCGACATGATGCAAACCTGCCGCCAGTGTAAGAAGCTTGTTCGGGCCGATCATGTTCAGGACATGCTGAATAATGCTGATTGGACCAATTCCTTTGCCGCCGAGTGCTTTGTCACTCGCCCAGACGGGGGAGCTACTTTCGACAGTGGAGCCGCCTTGCGTTGGGCGAAGCATCGCAAGTTTGGTAGAAGACTTTCCCCAGGATTGGCTTTGGTGCGAAATCCTGAAGTTACCATGTCGTGGTTAGCAGAGGATGTGGAGAACGGAACCGCCGGCGAGTTGACACTGTCCCTGGTCCTTAGCTACATGGCTACCGAGCAGAAGAATCAAACCGGATTGCAGATGCCATGTCCCCACTGTGGAGGCGATCTGACGGAACCTCGCGAGTTCAATTTGATGTTCGAGTCGTATGCTGGAGCCATCAAGAGCGAAGATAACCGAGTTTTCCTCCGCCCCGAAACGGCTCAGGGCATCTTCGTGAACTTCAAGAACGTGGTCGACAGCACCCGGGTCCGCATTCCGTTCGGCATCGCCCAGGTTGGTAAGAGTTTCCGCAACGAGATCACGCCGCGCAACTTTACGTTCCGCTCTCGTGAGTTCGAGCAGATGGAGATCGAGTTCTTCTGCCATCCCGACACCTCGAAAGAGTGGTACCAGTACTGGCGCGACCGCCGGTTCCGGTGGTACATCGAGCACGGCCTGGCCGAAGGGCGGTTGCAACTGCGCGACCACGATCCCGACGAGCTGAGCCATTACTCGACCGGCACCGCCGACATCGAATACGCCTTTCCGTTCCTGGCAGACGGAGAATTCGGCGAGTTGGAAGGCATCGCCCACCGCGGCGATTTTGACCTTCGCAGCCATATGGAAGGTAAGCTCGATCCAAAGAGCTGCCCGCTCGAGGTTGAACTCGGCGAAGATGGCAAGCCGAAGTACAAAGGCTCGGGCCGCGACCTGACCTATCGCGATGATTTGACCAACGAGCGGTTCACCCCGCACGTGATTGAACCCTCGGCCGGCGCCGATCGGGCGACGCTCGCCTTCATGTGCGAAGCCTACACCGAAGACGAGCAACCCGACGAAAAGGGCAAGATGCAGACCCGCACGGTCATGAAGTTCCACCCGCGGCTCGCGCCGGTGAAAGCGGCCGTGTTCCCGCTGGTCAAAAAGGACGGCATGCCCGAAGTGGCCAAGGACCTGTACAAGGCCCTCAAGGCGAAGTTCCCCGTGTTCTACGACGAGAAGGGGGCCGTCGGCCGCCGGTACCGTCGCCAGGACGAAGCGGGCACCCCGTACTGCATCACCGTGGATGGCGACACCCTGACCGACAACACGGTCACCCTCCGCGACCGCGACTCGCTCGAACAAATCCGCATCAAGCTCGACGACGTGGTCGACGAAATCGAATCGCGGATTGGGTAA
- a CDS encoding DUF4276 family protein, with product MSMLVFLLEEPSAEEMLKGILPQILPSNITPKFMVFEGKQDLDKRLERRVRNWQMPDTSFVVLRDQDSGNCIQIKQGLKEKLENARRPDSLVRIACHELESFYLGDLSAVETGLGVPKLSREQNRAKFRTPDTISRPSEELAKIAPQYQKVAGSRAISPHLKLDGTNSSHSFNVLITGLRTLASRMPK from the coding sequence ATGAGCATGCTGGTTTTCCTACTAGAGGAACCCTCTGCCGAGGAAATGCTTAAGGGCATACTGCCTCAGATACTGCCCTCGAACATCACACCTAAATTCATGGTTTTTGAAGGTAAGCAAGATCTGGATAAGCGTCTTGAACGTCGTGTACGAAATTGGCAGATGCCAGACACCTCTTTTGTTGTGCTACGCGATCAGGACAGCGGAAATTGCATACAGATCAAGCAGGGTCTAAAGGAGAAGCTTGAAAACGCTCGACGGCCAGACTCTTTGGTTCGGATCGCTTGCCACGAACTCGAGAGCTTCTATCTCGGCGACCTTTCGGCCGTCGAAACGGGCCTAGGTGTTCCTAAATTGTCACGAGAGCAAAACCGAGCGAAATTCCGAACCCCTGACACCATTTCCCGCCCGTCAGAAGAGCTTGCAAAGATAGCACCGCAATACCAAAAGGTGGCCGGTTCGAGAGCTATATCCCCGCACTTGAAACTGGACGGGACTAATTCTTCACACAGTTTCAATGTATTGATAACGGGGTTAAGAACACTCGCTTCCAGAATGCCAAAATAA
- a CDS encoding AAA family ATPase, which translates to MRVETIRLRNYRAFRDIEMTNVPEFCVVVGANGTGKSTLFDVFGFLKDCLTYNVTRALQSRGGFREVVSRGAEDQSIYIELQFRLTITGADRLVTYLLEISNHRDKPRIDREVLRYKRGRHGSPYHFLDFQKGQGYAVTNEEDFDKTEDDLNREEQTLNSPDMLAIKGIGQFKRFKAANAFRELIENWHISDFHINMARGSKDAAGYYDHLSDSGDNLQLVANHLYENHPKIFKQITTAMKNRVPGIGEIKTESTADGRLLLKFRDGSFRDPFIDKYVSDGTIKMFAYLVLLYDPSPHPLLCVEEPENQLYPRLLWELAEEFRNYANRGGQVFVSTHSPDFLNAVKLEEVFWLVKEEGYSHIKRASDDKQVAAYMEDGDQMGYLWKEGLFTGVDPQ; encoded by the coding sequence ATGCGAGTCGAGACCATTCGACTGAGAAACTACAGAGCGTTTCGAGATATCGAAATGACCAACGTACCCGAATTCTGTGTGGTCGTTGGAGCAAATGGCACTGGAAAATCGACCCTGTTCGATGTCTTTGGATTCCTCAAAGACTGCCTGACTTACAATGTCACGCGAGCTCTTCAAAGTCGAGGTGGTTTTCGCGAGGTAGTTTCACGAGGGGCCGAAGATCAATCCATTTATATTGAACTGCAATTTCGACTTACTATCACAGGCGCTGATCGCCTCGTCACCTATTTGCTTGAGATCAGCAATCATCGCGACAAACCAAGAATAGATAGAGAAGTACTGCGTTACAAACGTGGAAGGCATGGCTCTCCCTACCATTTCCTTGATTTCCAGAAGGGGCAAGGATACGCGGTAACAAACGAAGAAGACTTTGACAAGACAGAGGATGATCTCAATCGTGAAGAACAAACACTGAATAGCCCAGATATGCTTGCCATTAAAGGCATTGGGCAGTTCAAACGATTCAAAGCGGCAAACGCCTTCCGTGAGTTAATCGAAAACTGGCATATCTCCGACTTCCACATAAACATGGCACGAGGCAGCAAAGATGCTGCTGGGTACTACGATCATCTTTCTGACTCTGGTGACAATCTACAACTCGTAGCTAACCACCTTTACGAGAACCACCCCAAGATCTTCAAGCAAATCACTACTGCTATGAAGAATCGCGTTCCTGGAATCGGTGAGATCAAGACGGAGTCAACTGCCGATGGGAGACTCTTACTTAAGTTTCGAGATGGTTCGTTTCGAGACCCATTTATTGATAAGTATGTTTCGGACGGCACGATAAAGATGTTTGCTTACCTCGTGCTCTTGTACGATCCGTCTCCTCACCCTCTACTCTGTGTTGAAGAACCTGAAAACCAACTCTACCCACGCTTGCTTTGGGAATTGGCAGAAGAGTTCCGTAATTATGCAAATCGTGGTGGTCAAGTTTTTGTCTCGACCCACTCGCCTGACTTTCTGAATGCAGTAAAGCTCGAAGAAGTCTTTTGGCTTGTCAAAGAAGAGGGTTACTCTCATATAAAAAGGGCTAGCGATGACAAGCAAGTCGCTGCATATATGGAAGATGGAGATCAAATGGGATATCTCTGGAAGGAAGGGCTCTTCACGGGAGTGGATCCTCAATGA
- a CDS encoding PQQ-dependent sugar dehydrogenase, whose translation MSHVFRLLSLVLLATLAGNLYAQSSIDAIYQQRCAQCHGKDLTGGNAQSMVDGIWQFGRGDGDLTRNIKYGISSVGMPDYDKVLSDSEIQGLVKYIRDAQNQAGIEPPPMPEKLLTRHYDVGVEKWIADGIDTPWSLIFLDDSTALLTERPGRLRVVINGKLHPDPIEGTPETLPINQGGYMDVAADPNYAENGWVYLAYTHSLAGNNRDAPAMTRVVRGKLKDHKWVEEEVVFSCPPSSYSTTRFHYGSRLAFDHEGHLLVSVGDRGAMERAQDTKQPNGKIHRVNPDGSIPDDNPYADGSEGLNTVYSYGHRNPQGLAVHPTTGLIWETEHGPMGGDEVNIIYPAKNYGWPKSTYGIDYNGTIISEDLTLEGTQQPVLYWVPSIAVCGADFVTGDAFPLWENNLLVTGLGHEELRRLVVDEDRVLHQELLLKNAGRVRDVECGPDGSVYVILNKPDVVLKLTNQGRAIRQ comes from the coding sequence ATGTCCCACGTGTTTCGCTTGCTCTCGCTCGTGTTGCTCGCCACGCTGGCTGGCAACTTGTACGCCCAGTCGTCGATCGACGCCATCTACCAACAACGGTGCGCCCAGTGCCATGGCAAAGACCTGACCGGCGGCAACGCCCAGAGCATGGTCGATGGCATCTGGCAGTTTGGTCGCGGCGATGGCGACCTCACGCGTAACATTAAGTACGGCATCTCCTCGGTCGGCATGCCCGACTACGACAAGGTGCTGTCGGACTCCGAAATCCAAGGCCTGGTAAAGTACATTCGCGACGCCCAAAACCAGGCCGGCATCGAACCACCGCCGATGCCCGAGAAGCTGCTCACCCGTCACTACGACGTTGGGGTCGAAAAGTGGATTGCCGACGGGATCGATACCCCATGGAGCCTGATCTTCCTCGACGACTCGACCGCGCTACTTACCGAACGCCCAGGCCGGTTGCGGGTTGTCATCAATGGCAAGCTGCATCCCGATCCGATCGAAGGCACCCCGGAGACGCTACCGATTAACCAGGGTGGTTACATGGACGTCGCAGCCGATCCCAACTACGCCGAAAACGGCTGGGTCTACCTGGCCTACACGCATTCGCTGGCTGGCAACAATCGCGACGCTCCCGCCATGACTCGCGTGGTCCGCGGCAAGCTCAAGGACCACAAGTGGGTCGAAGAAGAGGTGGTGTTCAGCTGCCCGCCGTCGTCGTACTCGACTACGCGTTTCCACTACGGCAGCCGCCTGGCGTTCGACCACGAAGGGCACCTGCTCGTTTCGGTCGGCGATCGCGGGGCCATGGAACGCGCGCAGGACACCAAGCAACCCAACGGCAAGATCCACCGGGTGAATCCCGACGGTTCGATTCCCGACGACAATCCTTACGCGGATGGTAGCGAGGGACTCAACACGGTTTACAGCTACGGCCATCGCAACCCCCAAGGCCTGGCAGTGCACCCCACCACCGGGCTGATTTGGGAAACCGAACATGGCCCGATGGGTGGCGACGAAGTGAACATCATCTACCCGGCTAAGAACTACGGTTGGCCCAAAAGCACCTACGGCATCGACTACAACGGCACCATCATCTCCGAAGACCTGACGCTCGAAGGCACTCAGCAACCCGTGCTGTACTGGGTACCATCGATCGCAGTGTGCGGGGCCGACTTCGTAACCGGCGACGCGTTCCCGCTGTGGGAAAACAACCTGCTGGTCACCGGCCTGGGCCACGAAGAGCTTCGCCGCTTGGTGGTAGACGAAGACCGCGTGCTGCACCAAGAGCTACTGCTGAAAAACGCCGGCCGAGTGCGCGACGTCGAATGCGGCCCCGACGGCTCGGTGTATGTGATCCTCAACAAGCCCGACGTGGTGCTCAAGCTAACCAACCAAGGCCGCGCGATCCGGCAATAA
- a CDS encoding DUF1559 domain-containing protein: MTNAQQSRGFTLVELLVVIAIIGILVALLLPAVQSAREAARRASCQNNLRQVAIAMHSHNDAQGHLPSGGWGYVWTGDADRGSGRRQPGGWAFCILPYLEQTSLNQLGRGASEQQKRVLAAEVASTPIASLNCPSRRALGLYPYGGSHEVRNAEPAEMVFKTDYGANAGDLVIGDLGPETLADAENGVYDWKNTADATGIFYPRSEIRLARITDGTSDTYLVGEKRCLIEGSDWGDDQHAFLGHGNDTARYTSLDLPPAVDGQTAGHKQFGSSHTAGCYFAFADSSVRLIAYDIDPEIHRRYGNRSDGLLLE; the protein is encoded by the coding sequence ATGACCAACGCCCAACAATCGCGTGGCTTTACGCTCGTTGAACTGCTGGTGGTGATTGCCATCATCGGTATTTTGGTCGCTTTGCTTCTTCCCGCGGTGCAGTCGGCTCGCGAAGCGGCCCGGCGGGCCAGTTGCCAAAACAACTTGCGACAGGTGGCCATTGCCATGCATTCGCACAACGACGCCCAGGGACACTTACCCTCAGGCGGGTGGGGTTACGTGTGGACCGGCGATGCCGATCGCGGTAGCGGCCGGCGGCAACCAGGCGGGTGGGCGTTCTGCATTTTGCCGTATCTCGAACAGACCTCGCTCAATCAACTCGGCCGAGGAGCCAGCGAACAGCAGAAGCGAGTGCTCGCGGCCGAGGTCGCCAGCACCCCGATTGCTTCGCTTAATTGCCCAAGTCGCCGCGCGCTGGGGCTCTACCCCTACGGCGGGTCGCACGAGGTTCGCAACGCCGAGCCCGCCGAAATGGTGTTCAAGACCGACTACGGAGCCAATGCAGGCGACCTGGTGATTGGGGACCTTGGCCCCGAGACTCTCGCGGATGCCGAAAATGGGGTGTACGACTGGAAAAACACCGCCGACGCGACAGGAATATTTTACCCCCGCAGCGAGATTCGCCTGGCCCGCATCACCGATGGCACCTCCGATACCTACCTGGTCGGCGAGAAGCGATGCCTCATCGAAGGCTCCGACTGGGGCGACGACCAACACGCGTTTCTTGGTCATGGCAACGACACCGCTCGCTACACCTCGCTCGATTTGCCGCCAGCGGTCGACGGCCAGACGGCCGGGCACAAGCAATTCGGCAGCTCCCACACGGCTGGCTGCTATTTTGCGTTCGCCGATAGTTCGGTGCGTTTGATTGCTTACGATATCGATCCCGAAATTCACCGTCGCTATGGCAACCGCAGCGATGGCCTGCTGTTAGAATAG